A stretch of DNA from Thermanaerosceptrum fracticalcis:
CTCGGCCCGCTCCCTGGCCGCTCTGGCGCGTTCGATGTCAATGTGTTCAGGCCTTTCGGCAGTATCGGCGAGTATCGTTACTTTATTAGAAGAGACTTCCATAAAGCCCCCGCTGATGGCCAGGAGCTGTGTCTTTCCTTCCTGGCGGTACTTAACGACACCGGGTTTTAAACCGGAAATGAGCGGGGCATGGTTGGGGAGGACCCCCAGATATCCCTCAGCGGCAGGGACAATGATGGACTGAACCTCATCACTGAAGACCTGTTTTTCCGGGGTAACTACTTCCAAATTGAGGGTTTTCGCCATTAATTATCCCTCCAACTCACGGGCTCTTGCTACTACCTCATCAATGGTCCCCGCCATCAGGAATGCATGCTCGGGAATATCATCATGTTTACCTTCAATAATTTCTTTGAAACCTCTTACGGTTTCTTTGATAGGCACATATTTTC
This window harbors:
- a CDS encoding F0F1 ATP synthase subunit epsilon, translated to MAKTLNLEVVTPEKQVFSDEVQSIIVPAAEGYLGVLPNHAPLISGLKPGVVKYRQEGKTQLLAISGGFMEVSSNKVTILADTAERPEHIDIERARAARERAEKRLKERPPGLDVARAEFALQRAMARLRTAGLNG